Genomic window (Capsicum annuum cultivar UCD-10X-F1 chromosome 10, UCD10Xv1.1, whole genome shotgun sequence):
GCCTATTagttatttcttctctatatcaATTATCGTTCAAGAGAAAGAAAATCGAAATGAATTTGTAAATGTGCCGGTGTGATTGTTGTTTTTGTGGAGTGGGTGAAGAGTGAGAATCTTGTGTTAAAGGTGAAATTTTTGATGTTGTTGCAATGGAAGAAATGGTGGACTGGTGTGGTATGGGTAGGGAGGATGTGAAGAAGAaagtgattatatatatatatatatatataaatatatatatgcggcattattttttaaataaatatttatgtggTGATGACATGGAGTGATGTAGGCGCGTGTGTAGTGCACCTTCCTTTGTGAGAGTGGTGATATATCTTTAGGAGGTATTTAATTCACTTGGAAGTTATTAAGGGGGTATATAATTGCCCGATTAAGTTTTGGCAACAAGTTGGGGGGGTGATTTAATGTATTTTCTCGACAAGTTGGGGGGTGATTTAatgtattttctctaaaataaaatatcaaaatatttatggtaattaTCATTAATGCTGTGTATACAGTAAATTTCAAAtatgaatatctaatttaaagaaaaaaaattatatttaaataatgttCAGCAGTTATTTCATAACTTCACGATGAAAAGATTATTAATCTATGCCTTTTTAACATTCATAGTCTCTTTAAGTTTGTATACTTTTGTTTATAACAGCTAGATGAGATCTGAACGTCAAATGTCAGTAATATATATAACAATGCCTCTCTATTGCAGCCATAAATTTTTCGAACAAACGCTATTGTATATAGTCTTGTTATCTGTCCTTGTAAGTAGTTATAGTATTGGTCCGGTAGTTTCTTATCCTTTGATCTTTGTTATTACACTACGTCTTACTTTTTTTGAATTGCTACAAACAATTTTTTGGATCGAGAGTTTATCAGAAACCGCATCTAAATAGAAATATGAACATGCGTACACTCTATACTTCGGAAACTTCATTTTGTGAAATTATACTAAGTATGATCcagtaaatatttatttgtatttagttGTAAATCCAATTACTCTTTATTAATTTGAACTTCTTGtagaaattcataaaacatacccccccccccccaaccaaaCACCCCCCTTAAGCCTATATTTTTACCCCTCAATTCCCAAAATACCCCCattaagataataaaatatctCATCAACACTTTCTACTTCTACTACTACTAAtgagtaatgtcccatttttcttctctttctttcgtCTTTCTACTCTTTCTTTGCCTTTTAGCTTATTATCACACCTCTCAAACTCTCTAATGGCAAAGATTCGTTCTCTTCAAAACTCTACTCACTTATTATACTTTTCATTTTGATCTCTTTTTTCCCTTCTTTAATATTTAGCTTCTTTACTTCCATTACTCTACAATCTTTAACATCAccgaaaaaaaaaagattttttttctgttttttgtattttgtgattggATTGTGGGATTTTGAGAAATGGGGTTGTGCTTAAAGATGCAAAATGGTGGCTGATTCTTGAAAAGTCAGCTTTTTTTGGTATGTTTTTCTTGGTTACAGTTTCAAAAAACATCATTAATATTAGTTTAAGGTACAGATGCTTTGTGGGGTTTCtgaaaagattgaatctttagGATATATTGTAaaaaaagttatgttaaattttttttgttatcctGTTTGAGTTTGAATGTAAAAGCTACTGTATGTTCTGTTCTTCTTGATAACGTGTTGTTCGGGTCAGCTTTCCCACACCTGCCACCCACCAGCACAAGTACTTTGTACAGATGTGAAGAATCACCTAGATATAAGGCTGCTGTTTTGTTTCTCTTAGTGATATACTCTTGCTGCTTTTTTTGTAAAGATTGAATTTTGATGATCTATTGGTTTGAAAAAGTTACATTAAGTTTTTTGTCATCATGTTTGTGTTTGAATGTAAATCTACTGTATGTTTCTCTTTAATGATATAGTCTTTCTGGGGTTGTATTTtgaaagattgaatctttatgaTTTATTGTTGTGAAAAAGCTCCATTAAAATTCTTGTCATCCTTATCCTATCCTTGGTGGATATAGTTAGCTGATATAAGTTACTGGTAGGAGGTAGCAGGAATCCCGTGGATTCAGTCGAGGTGCAAgaaagctggcccggacaccacggttatggaaaaaaaagtttttttggtCATCCTGTTTGAGTTTGAATGTGAAAGCTACTGTATGTTTTTCTCTGTGATATATTCTTTCTGGGGATTGAATCTTTAGGATTTATTTGTACtgaaaaattacattaaaattttTGTTGTCCTGTTTGAGTTTGAATGTTAAAAGGTACTGTATGTTTCTCTCTTGTGTTGTTGATGTTCTTGAtttgctttatatatatatggctTAAAGTATGTTGTGTTTTTCGTTGTCTGATGAATGATGGATATGGCTTGAAGTATGTTGTGTTTATGAACTTTTCTTCAAATTAGCATCAACGTTAGCTTAGTAATATATTATTTGTGGGTTTTTTtgaaagattgaatctttatgaTTTATTGTAATGAAAAAAGTTCCATTAAATTCTTGTCATCCTCTTTGAGTTTGAATGTATAAAGGTACTGTAGGTTTCTCTCGTGTCGTTGGTgttctttatttgattttggtggATATAGCTTCAAGTTTTCTGTTTTTATTGTTGTCTGATGAATGTTGGATAAGGAAAGTTGTATTTTGAACTCCTCttcaaagattttttttgttCCACTGGATTTAGTTTGTTTAAGCTCTAGTATTTGTATACTTTATGAAGGTTCCGTGTTCCGTTTGAATCATTAGATGTATTTCTTGTCCTGGTCTGAACTATGGTCAAGTGGGAAGGCATAGTTTTGTTTGTTTCTGAAGAtaagttcttaaattttttgtttgtttgttcttgatttcaGTTTGAGTTCTGTGGATATACTTGTACCAAAGATAATGTTTTTTATCTTTACTGTTCATGTTGCTGTGTATGATATATCCTGTGGGATTCACTTTTGTGCAAAGTTTATCATTTTGTTGTGTGTTTGGTCCTTTAGCGTTCCGAGGTTCTTTCTGATCctctcttttcatataatttgtaGGATTTTGAAATTATTGGTGGAGTGTTACATACTAGTTTAAGTAGATTTGTTGAAGTTGTCACCAGTAGAATTTCGAGCTTTGTATGATGGGCAGAGGAAGAGCAAAGGGAAAGAAGCAATCTGTTCATGAGGATCTCGGAAGTGGTGAAGAAGACAAGATACCAGTCCGGAGAAGGGGAAGACCGCAGAAGCTATCGAAGGATGACGTAGAGGAAGAAGAACAAGAGGTTGTGAAAAtagaagacgaagaagaagacAGCGAGAACACAAAAGGTTCGGTCTTGAGTAAAGATGTCAAGAACCAAGCTGCTGTGAAtggaaagaagaggaagagaacGTCACAAGTCAAGGAAGCAGATTCAATGAAAGTGGAAGATGGTGTTGGGACCAAAGCTAACTCTAATGACTTAATAAAGTCGGTTGGATTTAGACAAAACGGGAGTAGAAGGAAAAACAAGCCTAGGCGAGCTGCTGAAGTTGGCGTAGAGTGCA
Coding sequences:
- the LOC107843801 gene encoding uncharacterized protein LOC107843801, encoding MMGRGRAKGKKQSVHEDLGSGEEDKIPVRRRGRPQKLSKDDVEEEEQEVVKIEDEEEDSENTKGSVLSKDVKNQAAVNGKKRKRTSQVKEADSMKVEDGVGTKANSNDLIKSVGFRQNGSRRKNKPRRAAEVGVECR